In one Zobellia galactanivorans genomic region, the following are encoded:
- the tssD gene encoding type VI secretion system tube protein TssD has protein sequence MAFKAKLKVAGKEFTVLHCSYDLNQEVDPTGRPSSVTRGGRINMTVESNGETGFFEWMTNNFERKDGSIVFIKRDTDATLKEVKFKEGYLIKYKENFDATGQNPLTESFTISAKELASGGGEHVNEWV, from the coding sequence ATGGCTTTTAAAGCAAAATTGAAAGTTGCGGGAAAAGAGTTTACCGTTTTACACTGTTCTTATGATTTAAACCAAGAAGTTGATCCAACAGGAAGACCTTCTTCTGTTACCCGTGGTGGCAGAATCAACATGACTGTTGAATCAAATGGGGAAACCGGTTTTTTTGAATGGATGACCAACAACTTTGAAAGAAAAGACGGAAGTATTGTCTTTATTAAGCGTGATACTGACGCAACTTTAAAAGAAGTTAAATTCAAGGAAGGTTATTTGATCAAGTACAAAGAAAACTTTGATGCTACCGGTCAGAACCCATTAACTGAATCATTTACTATTTCTGCCAAGGAATTGGCCAGTGGTGGTGGTGAACATGTCAATGAATGGGTATAA
- a CDS encoding PKD domain-containing protein — protein sequence MIHKRIKTHFDKNVFISFLVLVIFGLGLLSFRLNSKVDCSNVDFEMIAESYTTADLIEFKSIDPSGVEWEWDFGKDIPKKYRSNVVHQFTKEGTYTVSLKMNGQCGVTKQIEISKPKDLIVPELIPNIILPEYVRVGQEVEFSNDSEFAESWQWSFGESMTIDGNNRKEKYVYKSPGEKTVLLVVNGDRRHEAKQRITVLPEKKSRKRRASITRVDPIETVLQDQIRDKPKAEDKAAADAEQRKKEEVANRIEVSNDDMQQMFISYSGRNLDDISIRKYFCYSNIPVFNKTGNRFTVSQFFKEIRDVNKLEIKSIKMIKDKKTGCVKSMTIDMRTKKGLFWKTF from the coding sequence ATGATTCATAAAAGGATTAAAACCCACTTTGACAAAAACGTATTTATCTCTTTTTTAGTATTGGTGATTTTTGGTCTTGGGCTTTTATCATTTAGATTGAACAGTAAGGTAGACTGTAGCAATGTTGATTTTGAAATGATTGCCGAATCTTATACCACTGCCGATTTGATCGAATTTAAAAGTATAGACCCATCGGGCGTGGAGTGGGAGTGGGATTTTGGAAAAGATATTCCTAAAAAATACAGGTCTAATGTGGTGCATCAGTTCACCAAGGAAGGTACTTATACGGTATCCTTAAAAATGAACGGTCAATGCGGGGTGACAAAACAGATTGAAATTTCAAAACCGAAGGACCTGATCGTTCCTGAACTGATTCCTAATATAATTCTTCCCGAATACGTAAGGGTCGGCCAAGAAGTTGAATTCTCGAACGATTCGGAATTTGCCGAGTCGTGGCAATGGAGCTTTGGGGAGTCGATGACCATTGATGGCAACAATCGCAAAGAGAAGTATGTCTATAAGAGTCCCGGGGAAAAAACCGTTCTATTGGTCGTGAATGGCGATAGGCGTCATGAAGCCAAGCAGCGGATTACCGTTTTGCCGGAAAAGAAAAGTAGAAAAAGAAGGGCAAGCATAACCCGTGTAGATCCTATTGAAACGGTTCTTCAAGATCAGATAAGGGATAAACCCAAGGCCGAAGATAAGGCTGCTGCGGATGCGGAACAAAGGAAAAAGGAAGAAGTTGCCAATAGAATAGAAGTGTCAAACGATGATATGCAGCAAATGTTTATTTCCTATTCCGGTAGGAACCTTGATGATATTTCCATTCGAAAATACTTCTGTTATAGTAATATACCTGTTTTCAATAAAACAGGCAACCGGTTTACGGTGAGCCAGTTTTTTAAGGAAATAAGGGATGTGAACAAACTAGAGATCAAGAGTATAAAAATGATCAAGGATAAGAAAACAGGTTGCGTAAAAAGTATGACCATCGATATGCGAACCAAAAAAGGCTTGTTCTGGAAGACCTTTTAA
- a CDS encoding C40 family peptidase, translating into MEKYKRQSENKKPVQKTTAKVIKKPTGMGYLSAEEKKKFAQLLQVSEESIQNEKLYAAIKEWLGTPYDWGGESKNGVDCSAYVQAIYRKAYGSELPRTSIQQFYLDPESHFKNQKYLKEGDLLFFRLRNEDRVVSHVGIYLQNGKFTGSNSPHGVEIVDLNNPYWQDKYVASARLLNIQ; encoded by the coding sequence ATGGAAAAATACAAACGCCAATCGGAGAACAAGAAGCCTGTTCAAAAAACTACGGCTAAAGTAATAAAAAAGCCTACCGGTATGGGCTATTTATCTGCCGAAGAGAAAAAAAAATTCGCTCAATTATTACAAGTGAGCGAAGAATCGATCCAAAACGAAAAGCTATATGCGGCCATTAAGGAATGGCTCGGCACCCCCTACGATTGGGGAGGGGAATCGAAAAACGGGGTAGATTGTTCGGCCTATGTGCAAGCTATTTACCGTAAGGCGTACGGCAGCGAGCTTCCAAGAACCTCAATACAGCAGTTTTATTTGGACCCCGAATCACATTTTAAAAACCAGAAATACCTAAAAGAGGGCGATTTGCTCTTTTTTCGGCTCCGTAATGAAGATCGTGTGGTCTCACATGTGGGTATTTATTTACAAAACGGTAAATTTACGGGCTCAAACTCGCCACATGGTGTAGAGATCGTCGATCTTAACAATCCATATTGGCAAGATAAATATGTAGCCTCCGCCAGGTTATTAAACATTCAATAA
- a CDS encoding TssN family type VI secretion system protein, with protein MIKSYFRKFISFESIMPFAIVLVVVALVLHFLGSKTPGFKTRRKKYYVYLAANIVVMALFVAIIYNLKQSSLLLRYFSMLGFATIMGVANVFFHRSIFEKFDTHQKLKELVFAIISGLVLMVPIIMIAAHFNDLQYLPYYFLVIAAYVFPTSFFILYEYSISIPAKLFTKWYYPMGNKYDAPKHYELNNMIVLNFMFYKNANSPNMTSFKAKAPKDMDFGRLFYFFINDYNNKKTTTKIEVTSDTGDPHGWYFYSKPKWYGTSKHIDPERTVEENNLKDSDTVVCQRI; from the coding sequence ATGATCAAAAGTTACTTTAGAAAATTCATAAGTTTTGAATCTATAATGCCCTTTGCCATTGTTTTGGTGGTAGTGGCCCTGGTTCTTCATTTCTTGGGTTCAAAAACCCCCGGGTTTAAAACCAGGCGCAAAAAATACTATGTCTACCTAGCGGCCAATATAGTGGTTATGGCACTCTTCGTGGCCATCATATATAACCTGAAGCAGTCATCTTTACTATTACGGTATTTTTCAATGCTCGGTTTTGCCACCATCATGGGGGTGGCCAATGTCTTCTTTCACAGAAGCATCTTTGAAAAATTCGACACCCACCAAAAGCTTAAGGAATTGGTGTTCGCCATAATTTCCGGATTGGTATTAATGGTTCCTATTATAATGATAGCCGCACATTTTAACGACCTGCAGTACTTGCCTTACTACTTTTTGGTCATTGCTGCCTATGTATTCCCTACCAGCTTTTTCATCCTATATGAATATTCCATTTCCATTCCCGCAAAACTATTTACCAAATGGTATTACCCCATGGGCAATAAGTACGATGCGCCAAAGCATTACGAGCTCAACAACATGATCGTTCTGAATTTTATGTTCTACAAGAATGCCAATTCACCGAATATGACCAGTTTCAAGGCGAAGGCGCCAAAAGATATGGACTTCGGAAGATTGTTCTATTTCTTTATCAATGATTACAACAACAAGAAAACAACGACCAAAATTGAAGTTACCTCCGATACAGGAGACCCCCATGGATGGTACTTTTACAGTAAACCTAAATGGTATGGGACATCAAAACATATAGACCCGGAACGCACCGTGGAAGAAAACAACCTAAAAGATAGCGATACAGTCGTTTGCCAACGTATTTAA
- a CDS encoding type VI secretion system transmembrane protein TssO encodes MEVLNKNERISSFLLFLLMFAISVGILFTAFFFSYKLPWKENEVLRAENQRIRYEFLYQKQFMTALEDIDKQIDSLDGAKDGYFFLEQSINADLIDLKSDIPKDSLDDRGMYENLILTYKKLVDAKRDLKQVESARMDIEDLNEQIEEYEKEINKLNTALSLSQRLNRN; translated from the coding sequence ATGGAAGTACTTAATAAAAACGAACGCATCTCTTCTTTTCTGCTTTTCTTACTGATGTTCGCCATCTCGGTAGGCATTCTTTTTACGGCTTTTTTCTTTAGCTATAAATTACCTTGGAAAGAAAACGAGGTACTCCGTGCCGAAAACCAGAGAATACGCTATGAATTTTTATACCAAAAACAATTCATGACGGCATTGGAAGATATCGACAAACAAATTGATTCCCTAGACGGTGCCAAGGACGGTTATTTCTTTTTGGAGCAATCGATCAACGCTGATCTTATCGACCTAAAAAGTGACATCCCGAAAGACTCCCTAGACGACAGGGGCATGTACGAAAACCTCATCCTCACCTATAAAAAACTGGTCGATGCCAAGAGGGACCTAAAACAGGTAGAAAGTGCCAGAATGGATATTGAAGACCTGAACGAGCAGATTGAGGAATACGAAAAAGAAATCAACAAGTTAAATACGGCATTGAGCCTTTCTCAACGTTTGAACAGAAATTAA
- a CDS encoding ATP-dependent Clp protease ATP-binding subunit: MNTELEKAIHIATQIADEYQHDSFGPAHLVKATLHRDLSLLRFLHNKNVDVYFIEEWAEVRLEEYPKRTSRSGDLKASPEAQLVFNEAEDIQQKLNKEEPDLICIFIAAITPGVGFTFDQLKSIPLSSNQLLDDLISQRKTDKSGTVNTKTAPGSTPPKSDGVLYKYAKDLLEPAREGSYDHIVNRDRELKKIIEILSRKNKPNVIIQGESGVGKSVLAQNLAREIVGGKIVENLKDAHLFEIDTALLLSGASYKGEVEDRLQNIFDEAKALVKPIVFIDDFHFLLQDASSSQGILNVIKSELNKGEVILVGATNSDNYRKYISNDDALNRRFESVTLEEPDNEMAFRILQSIGQTYTDHHELQLTEDTLREAIRLSKRYLKEKSLPDSALDLLDRTMAAANVSEQSLPNDLEELKARMEAIEEKAEERDEAENIQEIDWVYMALRNKLSPIVLGKFDTEDAFGFPSYNEKSTYLKNIISAIDAHSKTPREAVLEEDLAAMVSSITGIPAGKVQTKEKERLMDMEDTLKKRVIGQDNAIKTVTEAIIESRSGLSKAGQPIGSFFFSGPTGTGKTELAKSLAEFLFNDESAIIRFDMSEFKEEHSAALLYGAPPGYVGYEEGGVLVNKIRQKPYSIVLFDEIEKAHQSVFDVFLQILDEGKLSDRLGKVGDFSNAVILFTSNIGSEFISKAFEGGSVPKSDELLEIMASYFRPEFLGRITEIVPFAPISEKNAPTIFDLHLMKELLVLTERLGITLEIDKETKEHLSLDGFSPTYGVRPLKAVIRNKLKRPLSKMIISGEIKAPQTVKVEMKNKEVVFSVVE; encoded by the coding sequence ATGAATACTGAATTGGAAAAGGCCATACACATCGCCACTCAAATTGCCGATGAATACCAACACGATAGTTTCGGACCTGCACATCTGGTCAAAGCCACCCTTCATCGCGATTTATCGCTCTTACGTTTTTTGCATAACAAGAACGTAGATGTGTATTTTATCGAGGAATGGGCCGAGGTTCGTTTAGAGGAATACCCAAAACGCACCAGCCGATCGGGCGACCTTAAGGCAAGTCCGGAAGCACAACTTGTCTTTAACGAAGCCGAAGACATACAACAGAAACTCAACAAGGAGGAACCCGACCTGATCTGCATCTTTATCGCCGCCATTACGCCCGGCGTAGGCTTTACCTTTGACCAGCTAAAGTCAATACCCCTGAGCAGTAACCAATTGCTCGACGACCTTATAAGCCAAAGAAAAACCGACAAATCGGGGACGGTCAATACAAAAACCGCCCCGGGAAGCACCCCTCCCAAATCTGACGGCGTATTATACAAGTACGCAAAAGACCTATTGGAACCGGCCCGCGAAGGCTCGTACGACCATATCGTAAACCGCGATAGGGAACTAAAGAAAATTATTGAGATCCTCAGCCGTAAAAACAAGCCGAATGTGATCATTCAAGGGGAATCGGGTGTAGGCAAAAGTGTTTTGGCCCAAAATTTGGCAAGGGAGATTGTCGGCGGAAAAATCGTTGAAAACCTAAAGGACGCCCATCTTTTTGAAATCGATACGGCCCTATTGCTCTCCGGTGCTTCATATAAAGGGGAGGTCGAAGACCGCCTGCAAAACATTTTTGATGAAGCCAAGGCACTTGTAAAACCTATTGTCTTTATAGACGATTTCCATTTTCTTCTACAGGATGCCTCATCGAGCCAAGGAATTTTGAACGTCATCAAGTCTGAGCTGAACAAAGGCGAAGTCATTCTTGTAGGGGCGACCAACTCTGACAATTACAGAAAATATATCAGCAACGACGATGCGCTCAACAGGAGGTTTGAATCCGTCACCTTGGAAGAGCCCGATAACGAAATGGCCTTTAGGATCCTACAAAGTATCGGCCAAACCTATACCGACCATCACGAGTTGCAACTTACCGAAGATACCCTTCGCGAAGCGATACGATTGTCCAAAAGGTATTTAAAGGAAAAAAGCCTGCCCGATTCCGCCCTAGACTTATTGGACCGGACCATGGCTGCGGCCAATGTATCGGAGCAGTCCCTTCCCAACGACCTTGAGGAATTAAAGGCAAGGATGGAAGCCATTGAGGAAAAAGCCGAAGAACGCGACGAAGCCGAGAACATTCAAGAAATCGACTGGGTCTATATGGCCTTAAGGAATAAATTAAGCCCTATCGTACTCGGGAAATTCGACACCGAAGACGCCTTCGGATTTCCTTCCTATAACGAAAAATCCACTTACCTTAAGAATATCATAAGCGCTATTGACGCGCACTCGAAAACACCCCGTGAAGCCGTACTCGAAGAAGATCTGGCCGCCATGGTTTCGAGTATTACGGGAATACCCGCAGGCAAGGTACAGACCAAGGAAAAAGAACGTTTGATGGATATGGAGGACACCCTTAAGAAAAGGGTCATCGGCCAAGACAATGCCATTAAAACCGTTACCGAAGCTATTATAGAATCGCGTTCAGGACTTTCAAAAGCCGGACAACCTATCGGCTCTTTCTTCTTTTCCGGACCCACGGGAACGGGAAAAACGGAATTGGCGAAATCATTGGCAGAATTTCTTTTCAACGACGAAAGTGCGATCATTCGTTTTGACATGTCAGAATTTAAGGAAGAGCACTCTGCAGCCTTGTTATACGGTGCGCCTCCGGGCTATGTCGGCTATGAAGAAGGCGGGGTCTTGGTCAATAAGATCAGGCAGAAACCCTATTCCATTGTCTTATTCGATGAAATTGAAAAAGCCCACCAGTCGGTATTCGACGTATTTCTCCAAATATTGGACGAAGGCAAACTCAGCGACCGTTTAGGCAAGGTAGGCGATTTTTCAAATGCGGTAATTCTCTTTACCTCAAATATAGGCTCCGAATTTATAAGCAAGGCCTTCGAAGGGGGCTCCGTTCCAAAATCGGACGAGCTGCTCGAAATAATGGCCTCTTATTTTAGACCGGAATTTTTAGGACGTATTACAGAGATCGTCCCTTTTGCACCCATCTCGGAAAAGAACGCCCCTACCATTTTCGACCTTCATTTAATGAAGGAATTATTGGTACTTACCGAACGCTTGGGTATTACCCTTGAAATAGACAAGGAGACAAAAGAGCACCTATCATTAGACGGCTTCTCCCCTACTTACGGGGTTCGACCACTTAAAGCGGTCATCCGGAACAAACTGAAAAGACCCCTATCGAAAATGATCATCTCCGGAGAAATCAAGGCGCCACAGACCGTAAAAGTGGAAATGAAAAATAAGGAGGTAGTTTTTTCCGTTGTTGAATGA
- a CDS encoding GPW/gp25 family protein: protein MAKPYYQAPFDFKRFFEKKELKKIGMRDSISQFISVIITTYFEEYTFDEAFGSEIWETDFDLLINANVLKERIKKSLKNQIETYEKRLSNIDLNVELMESLSSNTNKVRLKKYLYITIKGTIIKTDEPFSFTGDYYLAPLSYKH, encoded by the coding sequence ATGGCAAAACCCTATTATCAGGCACCTTTTGATTTTAAGCGTTTTTTCGAGAAGAAAGAGCTCAAGAAAATCGGTATGCGCGACTCTATCTCCCAGTTTATTAGCGTGATCATTACGACCTATTTCGAGGAGTATACGTTTGATGAAGCTTTTGGTAGTGAAATATGGGAAACCGATTTCGATCTTTTGATAAATGCCAACGTCCTTAAGGAACGCATCAAAAAATCGCTGAAAAATCAGATTGAAACCTACGAAAAACGCCTTTCGAATATCGATTTGAACGTTGAGCTCATGGAAAGCCTGTCTTCCAACACCAACAAAGTAAGACTCAAAAAATATCTATATATCACTATTAAGGGGACCATTATAAAAACCGATGAGCCCTTTTCATTTACAGGGGATTATTACTTGGCTCCCTTGTCGTACAAACATTGA
- a CDS encoding type VI secretion system baseplate subunit TssF, translated as MKSLSKEEIKDRLIRRAADTWGVDEMEIEYSFDPIVGILFDACSHEFERISETIKTSRTKITERLVDLLTPEISVTAKPAHAVMHALPLDSQIEINGKTQFFNRKRMPLFNNFNGREGFTDFFFCPSGDFTLNNCELKYIAYPDKIVSYGNQRSAPWLTKGDFSGAPESSAIYLGIQPGKDLKELKELLCYFDLLNFSNKELLVHHLGIAEWSVNGMALEVTKGFPQKEAVRDDYSAYINEGIQSKIQFYEDYVRQYYEDHFYTIEGQVPLADNLKPHPEIFKEFLSEKDIAMFQEPLLWIKISFSSVVSTPMLENLHCHINCFPILNKKTHSTSRRLQSYFNIIPMESENDFFLDVSHVEGDTGNKYYVHNRDKKDEVRPQAYLRFGGVSRFDERDASELLNYTLDLLKEDSVAFSAMGDDFINSNLKDLKQIVSRIEQQIELRGFKKNKIPYLIINKNSINKNRDTIIYADYWTTSGEKANKINPYSKLHQYSGTAFKPESLVLITGTLGGHDEPSPSEKIYAYREHILSRGRIITRQDIVQHCYAIFKDSITKVSIKKGVMVSRDNSVGYTPTTDIYITQNSETNYSEDDWEHLKKELLIGIKTRSANVLPFRVFYTST; from the coding sequence GTGAAAAGTCTATCCAAAGAGGAAATTAAAGATCGTCTAATCCGCAGGGCCGCTGACACTTGGGGGGTCGATGAAATGGAAATTGAATATTCATTCGATCCCATCGTCGGCATCCTTTTCGATGCTTGTTCGCATGAGTTCGAACGCATATCGGAAACCATAAAGACCAGCCGAACCAAGATTACCGAGCGCTTGGTAGATCTTTTAACACCGGAAATATCGGTAACGGCCAAACCGGCCCATGCCGTCATGCACGCCCTACCCTTGGATTCGCAAATAGAAATCAACGGAAAAACCCAATTCTTCAATAGAAAAAGAATGCCCTTGTTCAACAATTTCAATGGCAGGGAAGGGTTTACCGATTTTTTCTTCTGTCCTTCGGGCGATTTTACCCTGAACAATTGTGAACTGAAATATATTGCCTATCCCGACAAGATCGTATCCTACGGAAATCAAAGAAGTGCGCCGTGGCTCACGAAAGGCGATTTCTCCGGTGCCCCGGAATCATCCGCCATATACCTAGGGATCCAGCCCGGTAAAGACCTAAAGGAATTAAAGGAGCTTTTATGTTACTTTGACCTCCTCAATTTCTCGAACAAAGAACTATTGGTACACCACTTGGGCATTGCCGAATGGTCCGTAAACGGTATGGCTTTGGAAGTTACCAAGGGATTCCCTCAAAAAGAGGCCGTTAGGGACGATTATAGTGCCTATATCAATGAAGGTATACAAAGTAAGATACAGTTTTATGAAGATTACGTAAGGCAGTATTACGAAGACCATTTTTACACCATTGAGGGCCAAGTGCCCTTGGCCGATAACTTGAAGCCACATCCGGAAATTTTCAAGGAGTTTTTATCGGAAAAAGATATCGCCATGTTCCAAGAGCCGCTTCTATGGATCAAAATTTCCTTTTCTTCCGTGGTTTCCACCCCAATGTTGGAAAACCTGCATTGCCATATCAACTGTTTTCCCATATTGAATAAAAAGACCCATAGCACCAGTAGGCGTTTACAGTCGTATTTCAATATTATCCCCATGGAATCGGAAAATGATTTCTTTTTGGATGTCAGCCATGTGGAGGGCGATACCGGCAATAAGTATTATGTACATAACAGGGACAAAAAAGACGAGGTAAGGCCCCAGGCCTACTTGCGTTTTGGAGGGGTCAGCCGTTTTGACGAGCGCGATGCCTCCGAACTATTGAACTACACCTTAGACCTTTTAAAAGAAGACAGCGTGGCCTTCTCGGCCATGGGGGACGACTTTATCAATTCGAATTTAAAAGACCTGAAACAGATCGTTTCCCGCATAGAACAACAAATAGAACTCCGCGGTTTTAAGAAAAATAAAATTCCTTATTTGATCATTAACAAGAACAGTATCAACAAAAATAGGGACACCATTATTTATGCCGATTATTGGACCACCTCAGGTGAAAAGGCCAACAAGATCAACCCCTACAGCAAGCTGCACCAATATTCGGGAACGGCCTTTAAACCCGAATCATTGGTCTTGATCACGGGTACCTTGGGAGGGCACGACGAGCCGTCCCCAAGTGAAAAAATCTACGCCTACCGCGAACACATTCTCTCTAGGGGAAGAATAATAACCCGACAAGATATCGTTCAACATTGCTATGCGATTTTTAAGGATAGTATTACAAAGGTAAGCATCAAAAAAGGCGTCATGGTTTCCCGTGACAATTCTGTGGGCTACACCCCTACGACCGATATATATATTACCCAAAATAGCGAGACCAATTATAGTGAAGATGATTGGGAACATCTGAAAAAAGAATTGTTGATAGGCATTAAAACGCGTTCGGCCAATGTATTGCCCTTCCGTGTTTTTTATACCTCAACTTGA
- a CDS encoding type VI secretion system Vgr family protein, producing MSKIVNSKLLVGGEEFLPNSGYSVTVEQSIGGHSAFRIAFPSNATEGYAGALMDNALAYVGKKITIGINENQMEFKGVVTSVDLQKGADAAGTIVLSGHGPAALLANSVQCLSYEEGTPLSQVATDTVNGHSTEHVKLSIGKGTDVSLPYTVQYNESDLAFLQRLCSRYGAWIYHNGTDFCVGRTGDKQVHGIYGQDVQGFNLSTVLREQSFGLKARDWVNDTDLEADASAFAPSSSHPYQDRIKGESQNVFAKRSSYDWSVGQHEYSAQSGVDTATKVNAMGKAASMILASGTSELVGLRVGDTLTLEGLNFSDQGKKDPYGSYDITKVVHRFDHSGHYRNEFEGVPEGTEHLPYSNSFAAPRSGAQRGWVLDNADPEGLGRIKVQFPWQRPMGTSTPWIKMATPYSGSDKGFYFIPEKEEEVLVGFEADNPEKPFVLSAGFNSSAKSGLADADNNIKAIKTRSGHIIELNDTDGGESITIKDKNENIFQIDTASNDITINANNNVNVNAENNVTLTAKETIKFSAKNIQLDAQEDITAGASRNISASAGETVNTMAKNKNDIIDNEIMINAKKLEETADEISVNSTSKNLTLFSQKSVDVQSNEKVKLF from the coding sequence ATGTCCAAAATAGTAAACAGCAAACTCCTTGTAGGAGGAGAGGAATTCTTGCCCAATTCGGGCTATAGCGTTACCGTAGAACAGTCCATTGGAGGGCACAGCGCCTTCCGTATCGCCTTCCCTTCCAATGCCACCGAAGGCTACGCGGGCGCCTTGATGGACAATGCCCTGGCCTATGTGGGCAAGAAGATCACCATCGGCATCAACGAAAACCAAATGGAATTCAAGGGCGTGGTCACCTCGGTAGACCTCCAAAAGGGGGCCGATGCCGCAGGTACCATCGTACTGTCGGGCCATGGGCCGGCGGCCCTCTTGGCCAATTCCGTCCAGTGCCTTAGCTACGAAGAGGGTACGCCCCTATCTCAGGTGGCTACCGATACCGTGAACGGACATTCCACCGAACATGTAAAACTTTCCATCGGCAAGGGCACCGACGTAAGCCTGCCCTATACCGTACAATATAACGAGAGCGACCTGGCCTTCCTTCAACGGCTCTGCAGCCGCTATGGGGCCTGGATCTACCATAACGGCACCGATTTCTGCGTGGGCAGGACCGGGGACAAACAGGTGCACGGCATTTACGGACAAGATGTACAGGGCTTTAACCTTTCCACCGTGCTCAGGGAGCAGTCCTTCGGACTTAAGGCCAGGGACTGGGTCAACGACACCGATCTGGAAGCCGATGCATCGGCCTTCGCCCCAAGCTCGTCACACCCCTACCAAGACCGGATAAAGGGCGAATCGCAAAACGTTTTCGCCAAGAGAAGTTCCTATGATTGGAGCGTAGGCCAGCACGAATACAGTGCGCAAAGCGGCGTAGATACCGCCACAAAGGTCAACGCCATGGGAAAGGCGGCCAGTATGATATTGGCCTCGGGCACTTCGGAGCTCGTGGGCCTTCGCGTCGGCGATACCCTCACCTTGGAAGGGCTCAATTTTTCCGACCAGGGCAAAAAGGACCCCTACGGTTCCTATGATATCACCAAGGTCGTACACAGGTTCGACCATAGCGGACATTACCGCAACGAGTTCGAGGGCGTGCCCGAGGGCACCGAACACCTGCCCTACTCCAACAGTTTTGCCGCTCCCCGATCGGGCGCGCAAAGGGGCTGGGTGCTCGACAATGCCGATCCGGAAGGACTCGGACGTATCAAGGTGCAGTTCCCCTGGCAGAGGCCCATGGGTACCAGTACACCCTGGATAAAGATGGCCACCCCCTACTCCGGTAGCGACAAGGGCTTTTACTTCATCCCCGAAAAGGAAGAAGAGGTCTTGGTCGGTTTCGAGGCCGACAACCCCGAAAAGCCCTTTGTACTCAGTGCCGGCTTTAACAGCAGTGCCAAAAGCGGCCTGGCCGATGCCGACAACAACATCAAGGCCATCAAGACCCGTAGCGGGCATATCATAGAGCTCAACGATACCGACGGTGGGGAGAGCATTACGATCAAGGATAAGAATGAGAATATTTTTCAGATCGATACGGCGAGTAACGACATTACCATCAATGCGAATAACAATGTAAATGTTAATGCAGAAAATAACGTTACGCTTACCGCCAAGGAAACCATAAAATTTTCAGCTAAAAATATACAATTAGACGCACAGGAAGATATTACGGCCGGAGCAAGTAGAAATATTAGTGCTAGTGCTGGAGAAACCGTCAATACCATGGCCAAAAACAAAAATGATATTATCGACAACGAAATTATGATCAATGCTAAAAAATTAGAAGAAACTGCTGACGAAATCTCCGTGAACAGTACATCCAAAAATTTGACTTTATTTTCTCAAAAATCTGTTGATGTACAAAGCAATGAAAAGGTAAAATTATTTTAA
- a CDS encoding DUF4280 domain-containing protein produces the protein MAKPEKNGILVCKGAICNCTMAPGVPSLPMEVITQQKYYINDDQGTQKLIATDLEKTVASVNFTTCKPGTPSSMPCAANLEWSGFYENIELPNGGKPLLDTSTAQCSAGGGTITIFNHGQTISIPASTLEDADEDIHSQLNPMVNLGTAKYRNEDYDGIELI, from the coding sequence ATGGCAAAACCAGAAAAAAACGGAATATTGGTGTGCAAAGGTGCTATCTGTAATTGCACTATGGCTCCCGGGGTACCATCCCTTCCCATGGAGGTAATAACTCAACAAAAATATTACATCAACGACGACCAAGGCACACAAAAACTTATTGCCACAGATTTAGAAAAAACAGTAGCTTCTGTAAATTTTACCACTTGTAAACCCGGCACTCCTTCTTCAATGCCGTGTGCCGCCAATTTAGAATGGTCCGGCTTTTATGAAAACATAGAACTTCCCAATGGAGGAAAGCCTCTTTTGGACACAAGTACTGCACAATGCAGTGCAGGCGGTGGTACAATAACGATATTTAACCATGGACAGACGATAAGCATCCCAGCTTCCACCTTGGAAGATGCGGATGAAGACATACATAGTCAATTAAACCCCATGGTCAATTTGGGAACCGCAAAATATAGGAACGAGGATTACGATGGTATTGAATTAATCTAA
- a CDS encoding LemA family protein, protein MNSIILIIVLALILVYIVSSGIKIYNRLVILNQNVDKNFANIDVLLKQRADEIPELVKIVKSTWNTRKACSPRSPN, encoded by the coding sequence ATGAACAGCATAATCTTAATCATAGTACTGGCCCTGATTTTGGTTTACATCGTTTCCAGCGGCATCAAGATCTACAACCGCCTTGTGATACTGAACCAGAACGTCGACAAGAACTTCGCCAATATCGACGTCCTTTTAAAACAACGTGCAGATGAAATACCCGAGCTCGTAAAAATCGTCAAAAGTACATGGAATACGAGGAAGGCCTGCTCACCAAGGTCACCGAATTGA